The Tenacibaculum jejuense genome includes a window with the following:
- a CDS encoding glycoside hydrolase family 16 protein: protein MKIQKYIPQVVMMIFTFLLLNSCEEKNYEFGDVVAPSNVIVNAEVIGQDATNPNGDGTGVVNFTVTADNALSYKFVFNGVESSAPSGKFTYTFSELGINTYTVTAVAIGTGGVSSTKTIQVDVLALYEAPDDLKNKLYGFDPANPNAISSKTWRIKGEVGGHFGLGPVGGSIFGEWYQASANEKEGVGMYDDRFVFNSDGSFQHQTNGTVFGRNGLIDELSSSGGSGGTIDNADVLNYILADYSGTWSLIAPGGVETLSLSGIGFIGYYIGNHNYEIFDRQIPNELVLRITDANNEFDWWFLITTQDPQTTSPFVFNTLVWEDNFETNGTPDSTKWTYDIGTGVNGWGNNESQYYTERADNAVVENGNLVITAKRENFSGSAYTSARLKTEGLYDFKYGRVEVRAKLPEGAGTWPAIWMLGSNFSTVGWPFSGEIDIMEQTGADKNTVLATCHWQDTASNTKADFSQTTSITNATSEFHLYTLEWTDTSIRVYLDNVKYYELSNSSVLPFNENFFLILNVAMGGTLGGAIDAGFSEAKMEIDYVRVYQ from the coding sequence ATGAAAATACAGAAATATATACCTCAAGTGGTTATGATGATCTTCACATTTTTATTATTGAATAGTTGTGAAGAAAAGAACTATGAATTTGGAGATGTAGTTGCTCCAAGCAATGTAATTGTAAATGCAGAAGTAATTGGTCAAGATGCTACAAATCCGAATGGAGATGGAACAGGAGTTGTTAATTTTACAGTTACGGCAGACAATGCATTATCTTACAAATTTGTATTTAATGGAGTGGAATCAAGTGCGCCAAGTGGAAAATTTACATATACGTTTAGTGAATTAGGAATAAATACATACACAGTAACAGCAGTTGCGATTGGTACAGGAGGAGTTTCTTCAACTAAAACAATTCAAGTTGATGTATTGGCTTTATATGAAGCGCCAGATGATTTAAAAAATAAATTATATGGATTTGATCCAGCAAATCCAAATGCTATTTCTTCAAAAACATGGCGAATTAAAGGAGAGGTTGGAGGACATTTTGGTTTAGGACCTGTTGGAGGTTCGATATTCGGAGAATGGTATCAAGCATCTGCAAATGAAAAAGAGGGTGTTGGAATGTATGATGATCGTTTTGTATTTAATTCAGATGGAAGTTTTCAGCATCAAACAAACGGAACTGTTTTTGGTAGAAATGGTTTGATAGATGAATTATCTAGCTCTGGTGGTTCTGGTGGAACTATAGATAATGCAGATGTATTAAATTATATATTAGCAGACTATTCTGGAACATGGAGTTTAATAGCTCCTGGAGGAGTAGAAACGCTTTCTTTATCTGGAATTGGATTTATAGGATATTACATAGGAAACCACAATTATGAAATATTCGATCGTCAAATTCCAAATGAATTAGTTTTAAGGATTACAGATGCAAATAATGAATTTGATTGGTGGTTTTTAATTACAACCCAAGATCCTCAAACAACTTCACCGTTTGTTTTCAATACATTGGTTTGGGAAGATAATTTTGAAACTAATGGAACACCAGACTCAACAAAATGGACTTATGACATCGGTACAGGTGTTAATGGTTGGGGAAATAACGAATCACAATATTATACAGAAAGAGCGGATAATGCAGTTGTAGAAAACGGAAATCTTGTGATAACTGCAAAGCGAGAAAATTTTTCAGGAAGTGCTTATACTTCAGCTAGATTAAAAACAGAAGGTCTATACGATTTTAAATATGGTAGAGTAGAGGTTAGAGCTAAATTACCTGAAGGAGCTGGAACTTGGCCAGCGATTTGGATGTTAGGTTCTAATTTTTCTACAGTAGGTTGGCCTTTTTCTGGAGAGATTGATATTATGGAGCAAACAGGAGCTGATAAAAATACAGTTCTAGCAACTTGTCATTGGCAAGATACAGCAAGCAATACAAAAGCAGATTTTAGTCAAACTACCTCAATTACAAATGCAACATCAGAATTTCATTTATATACTTTAGAATGGACAGATACATCTATTCGCGTGTATTTAGATAATGTGAAGTATTATGAATTGAGTAATTCATCAGTTTTACCATTTAATGAGAATTTCTTTTTGATTTTAAATGTAGCCATGGGTGGAACTTTAGGTGGAGCAATAGATGCTGGATTCTCTGAAGCAAAAATGGAAATAGATTACGTAAGAGTTTATCAATAA
- a CDS encoding PKD domain protein — MKKIHYIILGLLVLVGCIEEDRDLSFADNLVAPTNVAATYSLSQDNSGLVTITPTADGANSFKVYFGDGTNDFADVAVGQSVDRTYGEGTYMVKIEAFNISGKKSEAIQELVVSFKAPENLMVTIENSTNISKQVDVTTTADYATMYEFYSGESGVSQPVATANIGESLSYVYQALGDYDIRVVAKGAAIATTEYTATFTVTEILAPTIAAATPINRVESDVISLFSDAYTDVSVDTWNTVWSAASFEDVMIVGNATKKYTGLNFNGIETVSSPVDASGMEFIHLDVWTPNITAFRLKLVDFKGDGFGGAGDTEAELSFTPTQGEWVSLDIPLSDFAAAGMDSFSDINQYIISSDPSGAGIVFIDNVYFWKSPTDTTSQTVEGFEGTAPIFTSFGGAGVEVVSNPDMSGVNTTANVARLTKGSGSEVWAGGFFEISTPLDLATFSKISVKTWSPKQGALVKLKLENQDASVTHEVDVNTTVANAWEELIYDFSGAPTADYVRIVIFFDFGVNGEGSEYYYDDIILVNDSEVSPLVFQDFEVTAPTFTSFGNIAGVEVITNPDMSGVNTTSNVAKLTKTSGSEVWAGAFFETDTALDFTTYSKISVKTWSPKQGAVVKLKLENQDASITHEVDLNTTVSNSWEELIYDFSGAPAGDYVRVVIFFDFGVNGDDSVYYYDELTLTN, encoded by the coding sequence ATGAAGAAAATACATTATATCATATTAGGATTATTAGTTTTAGTAGGTTGTATAGAAGAAGATCGTGATCTTTCTTTTGCAGATAATTTAGTTGCTCCTACTAATGTTGCAGCGACGTATTCATTATCACAAGATAATTCAGGTTTGGTTACTATTACACCAACAGCAGACGGAGCAAACAGTTTTAAAGTTTATTTTGGAGATGGTACTAATGATTTTGCTGATGTAGCAGTAGGTCAAAGTGTAGATCGTACTTATGGTGAGGGAACTTACATGGTAAAAATAGAAGCTTTTAATATCAGTGGGAAAAAATCAGAAGCAATACAAGAATTAGTCGTTTCTTTTAAAGCACCAGAGAATTTAATGGTTACTATAGAAAATAGTACAAACATTTCAAAGCAAGTTGATGTTACAACTACAGCCGATTATGCGACTATGTATGAGTTTTACTCAGGAGAATCAGGAGTAAGTCAGCCAGTAGCGACAGCTAACATTGGAGAGTCATTAAGTTATGTTTATCAGGCTCTAGGAGATTACGATATTCGAGTTGTTGCTAAAGGAGCAGCAATTGCAACTACAGAGTATACAGCAACTTTTACAGTTACAGAAATTTTAGCACCAACTATAGCAGCTGCTACACCAATAAATAGAGTAGAATCAGATGTGATTTCATTATTCAGTGATGCTTATACTGATGTTAGTGTTGATACATGGAATACAGTTTGGAGTGCTGCAAGTTTTGAAGATGTTATGATTGTAGGTAATGCGACAAAGAAATATACAGGATTAAATTTCAACGGAATAGAAACAGTAAGCTCACCAGTAGACGCTTCAGGCATGGAGTTTATCCACTTAGATGTTTGGACTCCAAACATTACAGCTTTCCGTTTAAAATTAGTTGATTTTAAAGGAGATGGCTTTGGAGGAGCAGGTGATACCGAAGCAGAATTGTCATTTACACCAACTCAAGGAGAATGGGTTTCTTTAGATATTCCTTTATCAGATTTTGCAGCAGCCGGAATGGATTCATTCTCAGATATCAATCAATACATTATATCAAGTGATCCAAGCGGAGCAGGTATTGTATTTATCGATAATGTTTATTTCTGGAAAAGTCCAACAGATACAACAAGTCAAACTGTAGAAGGGTTTGAAGGTACAGCACCAATATTTACAAGTTTTGGAGGAGCAGGAGTAGAGGTTGTATCCAATCCAGATATGAGTGGAGTGAACACTACGGCTAATGTTGCTAGATTAACAAAAGGTAGCGGATCAGAAGTTTGGGCAGGAGGATTCTTTGAAATCTCTACACCATTAGATTTAGCTACTTTTTCAAAAATTAGTGTAAAAACCTGGTCGCCTAAACAAGGAGCATTAGTGAAGTTAAAATTAGAGAATCAAGATGCCAGTGTTACTCATGAAGTTGATGTAAATACTACAGTTGCTAATGCATGGGAAGAATTGATTTATGATTTCAGTGGAGCTCCAACAGCAGATTATGTTCGCATAGTAATTTTCTTTGACTTTGGAGTAAATGGAGAAGGTAGTGAATATTATTATGATGATATTATTTTAGTGAACGACTCAGAAGTTTCTCCTTTAGTATTCCAAGATTTTGAAGTTACAGCCCCAACTTTTACCTCCTTCGGAAATATTGCCGGAGTTGAAGTGATTACCAATCCAGATATGAGTGGTGTAAATACTACATCTAATGTAGCAAAGTTAACTAAGACCAGTGGTTCAGAAGTTTGGGCAGGTGCCTTTTTTGAGACAGATACTGCATTAGATTTCACAACGTATTCAAAGATTAGTGTAAAAACATGGTCACCAAAACAAGGAGCAGTAGTGAAGTTAAAATTAGAGAATCAAGACGCCAGTATTACTCATGAAGTTGATTTAAACACTACAGTTTCCAATTCATGGGAAGAATTGATTTATGATTTTAGTGGTGCACCTGCAGGTGATTATGTTCGAGTAGTTATCTTCTTTGATTTCGGAGTAAATGGAGATGATAGTGTGTATTATTATGACGAATTAACATTAACGAATTAA
- a CDS encoding RagB/SusD family nutrient uptake outer membrane protein, with translation MKNNIKIIAIIIFLTTLSCDDYLEVLPEGQENTENFFNTAEDYENALIGVYDLLSTTYLNQILGEIASDNSLCGGENPTDVLDWQQIDDMTHNPDNGALRNIFQWMYAGISRANYIMEFKDKTPFDRKDQVIAETKFLRAYYYFELVKFFGDVPMYLDKRISIEESQSIGKSSVTEIYAQLEKDLQEVANVLPWQQTQPGRATRGAALALLGKVFLYQQKYTQATQALDQVINSGQYSLVSNFSMIFSNQNENNSESVFEVQYFGQEGASFDCFQCVEGNIAVGFMGPRFRTGNYAPYADGFSFNIPSLDIVNAYQTGDTRKSATFFDINDFVATRPDVTFTQGHDHNGYFNFKYIPFAEGNALDTRLTHSNNYRAIRYADVLLMAAEAHVQSGNSGVAQGYLDQVRDRAFGTTTDRVTATLDNILLERRLELAGEGHRFFDQVRTGQTSSIPGFMAGKNELFPIPRIEIELAGNNWCQNKGYATSTCSEQ, from the coding sequence ATGAAAAACAATATAAAAATAATAGCGATAATAATCTTTCTTACTACTTTAAGTTGTGATGATTATTTAGAAGTTTTACCTGAAGGACAAGAAAATACAGAGAATTTTTTTAATACTGCAGAAGATTATGAAAATGCATTAATTGGAGTTTATGATTTATTATCAACTACATATTTAAATCAAATTTTGGGAGAGATTGCTTCTGATAATAGCTTATGTGGAGGTGAAAATCCTACTGATGTTTTAGATTGGCAACAGATAGATGACATGACGCATAATCCAGATAATGGAGCATTAAGAAATATATTTCAATGGATGTATGCTGGAATTAGTAGAGCTAACTACATTATGGAGTTTAAAGATAAAACACCTTTCGATAGAAAAGATCAAGTAATAGCAGAAACTAAATTTCTAAGAGCATATTACTATTTTGAATTGGTGAAATTCTTTGGAGATGTTCCAATGTATTTAGATAAAAGAATAAGTATAGAAGAATCACAAAGTATAGGTAAATCTAGTGTAACTGAAATTTACGCGCAGTTAGAAAAGGATTTACAAGAAGTTGCCAATGTTTTACCGTGGCAACAAACACAACCTGGTAGAGCTACAAGAGGGGCAGCTTTAGCTCTGTTGGGTAAAGTGTTTTTGTATCAACAAAAATATACACAGGCAACACAAGCTTTAGATCAGGTAATTAATTCTGGTCAGTATAGTTTAGTATCTAACTTTTCAATGATTTTTTCGAATCAGAATGAAAATAATTCAGAATCTGTTTTTGAAGTACAGTACTTCGGACAAGAAGGTGCAAGCTTCGATTGTTTCCAATGTGTCGAAGGAAATATAGCTGTTGGTTTTATGGGGCCTAGATTTAGAACAGGAAATTATGCTCCTTATGCAGATGGTTTTAGTTTTAATATTCCGAGTTTAGATATAGTAAATGCTTATCAAACAGGAGATACTAGAAAAAGTGCAACGTTTTTTGATATTAACGATTTTGTGGCAACAAGACCAGATGTAACCTTTACTCAAGGACATGATCATAACGGATATTTTAATTTCAAATACATTCCTTTTGCTGAAGGAAATGCTTTAGATACTCGATTAACGCATAGTAATAATTACAGAGCTATTCGTTATGCAGATGTATTGTTAATGGCTGCTGAAGCTCATGTGCAATCAGGAAACTCTGGAGTAGCACAAGGATACTTAGATCAAGTGAGAGATAGAGCTTTCGGAACTACAACAGATAGAGTTACTGCAACTCTAGATAATATTTTATTAGAACGACGATTAGAATTAGCAGGAGAAGGACATCGATTCTTTGATCAAGTTCGTACAGGTCAAACTTCATCAATACCTGGATTTATGGCTGGTAAAAATGAACTATTTCCTATACCTAGAATCGAAATAGAATTAGCAGGAAACAATTGGTGTCAAAATAAAGGATATGCAACTTCTACATGTTCAGAACAATAA